One stretch of Tribolium castaneum strain GA2 chromosome 5, icTriCast1.1, whole genome shotgun sequence DNA includes these proteins:
- the LOC103313064 gene encoding fibrous sheath CABYR-binding protein-like: protein MAKKGQAIQLQTEVNNDEDWEKLLQRDGLIVVDVYSEWCGPCSGMTATLKKLKLEIGGDVLQLAIAKADKITALERFRNKSEPTWMFIINGKMVNFMFGANAPKLTRLITEELRKENEARQGRRDRVQNEISDITEEERERLDVVERQRRAAKEKEEAKAAKELFERRTAECHKILETLQHMGIILIFPHAKTSYQEAFGDLLGEAGLTISQTEKVDLTEQILDELFYFGEMPFPEEALEELLNNTCMILQVKPIPARDVEEPTDELILQILYGPSKKPPGSSDCPARVLAKLPEPSEEEVHEKTARESVGVWAPENELIKATALRLFFHKLTEHYLIPEPEPTPPHYAVVFEAMRRHEIASFMEKYSDQVIRYGFFTSERPEEAKLVAKSIYKYERSPDRTPNEKMVIQLAKKKSECVLAFAQLKPLYISPNIKEGERECRLFFGDDYDEPPEEEEIEEQKEVPATPKSKSEQASVLDQDIEGSQVVALEEGEIVEGVPEEGAEAVAVAEEGAPLVGEVPPAEGEAPPAEGVPPETEPSVVVEPEASPPDQPENVPETEAPPPAETTEAPNAESPP, encoded by the exons ATGGCCAAGAAGGGTCAAGCAATCCAGTTACAAACTGAGGTAAATAACGACGAAGACTGGGAAAAACTCTTACAACGTGACGGACTTATTG TTGTTGACGTCTATTCTGAATGGTGCGGCCCTTGCTCCGGAATGACcgcaactttaaaaaaactaaaactcgaGATTGGAGGCGACGTGCTTCAACTAGCTATA GCAAAAGCCGACAAAATAACGGCTCTAGAACGTTTCCGCAACAAGAGCGAACCCACTTGGATGTTCATTATC aacGGAAAAATGGTTAATTTCATGTTCGGAGCCAACGCTCCTAAATTGACTCGTTTAATAACTGAAGAACTCCGCAAAGAAAACGAAGCACGACAGGGACGTCGTGACAGAGTCCAAAATGAAATAAGCGACATCACTGAGGAAGAACGGGAGCGGCTGGATGTTGTAGAACGGCAGAGAAGAGCGGCGAAAGAGAAGGAGGAGGCGAAAGCCGCCAAAGAACTGTTTGAGAGACGCACGGCCGAGTGTCACAAGATTTTGGAAACTTTACAGCACATGGGCATCATATTGATTTTTCCGCACGCGAAAACTAGCTACCAGGAGGCGTTCGGAGACCTCCTGGGCGAGGCTGGTTTGACTATAAGCCAAACAGAGAAA GTGGACCTTACGGAGCAAATTCTGGAcgagttgttttattttggcgAAATGCCGTTTCCCGAAGAAGCGCTTGAAGAACTGTTGAATAACACTTGCATGATCTTGCAAGTCAAACCGATCCCAGCTAGAGACGTCGAAGAACCGACCGATGAACTAATCCTACAAATTCTGTACGGTCCCAGCAAAAAGCCACCAGGAAGTTCGGACTGTCCAGCTCGAGTCCTAGCAAAATTACCTGAACCTTCCGAGGAGGAAGTCCACGAAAAGACAGCACGTGAAAGTGTGGGAGTTTGGGCGCCTGAAAACGAGCTGATCAAAGCCACAGCCTTGAGGCTGTTTTTCCACAAGCTCACCGAACATTATCTTATACCAGAACCGGAGCCCACACCTCCCCACTATGCCGTCGTGTTTGAAGCAATGCGAAGGCACGAAATTGCGAGCTTTATGGAGAAATACAGCGACCAGGTGATTCGCTACGGGTTCTTTACAAGCGAAAGGCCCGAGGAGGCAAAACTAGTCGCGAAATCAATTTACAAATATGAAAGATCTCCCGATAGAACGCC aaacgaaaaaatggtGATCCAACTGGCGAAAAAGAAAAGCGAGTGTGTTTTGGCTTTCGCACAGCTTAAGCCGCTCTACATCAGTCCAAACATCAAAGAGGGTGAAAGGGAGTGTCGGTTGTTCTTTGGTGATGATTACGATGAACCTCCGGAAGAAGAAGAAATTGAAGAACAAAAGGAGGTTCCAGCGACGCCAAAATCCAAATCGGAACAAGCGTCGGTTCTGGATCAAGATATAGAAGGAAGTCAGGTTGTAGCACTTGAGGAAGGTGAAATTGTCGAAGGCGTGCCGGAAGAGGGTGCCGAAGCAGTTGCAGTAGCCGAAGAAGGTGCTCCGCTTGTAGGAGAAGTTCCTCCCGCTGAAGGAGAGGCTCCTCCAGCTGAAGGAGTTCCACCCGAGACGGAACCGTCTGTGGTTGTAGAACCCGAGGCTTCACCACCAGACCAACCTGAAAATGTTCCTGAAACTGAGGCTCCTCCACCGGCTGAAACTACAGAGGCACCAAATGCCGAAAGTCCGCCTTAA
- the LOC661323 gene encoding protein D3, with protein MNTTDVVDAVDTAPSAKITITYPGGRTVEFGKELKPEEVKDEPQVCWDAAPDKYYTLLMFDPDAPSRMEPKIADVKHWLVVNIQGCEVKTGEVIAEYMGSGAPQGTGLHRYIFLVFEQKGKMQFKEPKSGKLDKEHRISWSMRKFRRENELGEAYAGNYFVAQWSPFVDEWRKQWEMAANSRGN; from the coding sequence ATGAACACTACCGACGTGGTGGACGCCGTCGACACGGCCCCTTCGGCCAAAATCACCATCACATACCCAGGGGGCAGAACAGTGGAATTCGGCAAAGAGCTCAAGCCCGAAGAAGTCAAAGACGAGCCCCAGGTATGCTGGGACGCCGCCCCTGACAAGTACTACACCCTCCTCATGTTCGATCCGGACGCCCCCAGCAGAATGGAGCCCAAAATTGCGGACGTGAAGCACTGGTTAGTGGTGAATATTCAAGGGTGTGAAGTGAAAACTGGAGAAGTGATTGCGGAGTATATGGGGTCAGGAGCGCCGCAAGGGACCGGCTTGCACAGATACATTTTTCTAGTGTTCGAACAGAaaggaaaaatgcaattcaAGGAACCCAAAAGTGGCAAACTGGACAAAGAGCACCGCATTAGCTGGTCGATGAGGAAGTTTAGAAGGGAGAATGAGTTAGGGGAAGCGTATGCTGGGAATTATTTCGTCGCTCAGTGGAGTCCGTTTGTTGACGAGTGGCGGAAGCAATGGGAAATGGCTGCTAATAGTAGGGGGAACTAA
- the LOC661261 gene encoding major facilitator superfamily domain-containing protein 1: protein MEGGPNIQEADDTINSSTAEEGGNSGCYYSCCDPRGRLHRFIALIFMCFLGFGSYFCYDNPAALEGHIEKTLNITTTQYSLLYSMYSWPNVVLCFVGGFLIDRVFGIRLGTNIYSGLTLLGQIIFASGALFDVFWIMIMGRFIFGIGAESLAVAQNNYAVLWFKGKELNMVFGLQLSFARIGSTVNFLVMESIYQWVNKEYKGTELLGIVLFVATSTCLFSMLCALVLGFMDKRAENLLRRHETTNPEVVRFTDVIEFKFTFWLIAVICVSYYVAIFPFIALGEDLFIKKFHMSKQEANTINSLIYLISGVASPLVGLFIDKVGKNILWIVVAISVTIGSHTLWAFTDVNAYVGMVILGLAYACLASSLWPLVSLIIPEYQLGTAYGVCQAIQNLGLAVFTIVAGHIKDTYGYIWLEVFFICTLIVALVFTLVLWLVDMYQRGVLNMTPGNRVAHQERLSSAADAEKQRLLSSEASSSNDNDNLQPSSDFEIRNRYLSRIGAPLPDHYSIQNKGLSYRALR from the exons ATGGAGGGTGGACCCAACATACAAGAAGCAGACGACACAATAAATTCCTCCACTGCTGAGGAAGGAGGAAATTCGGGATGTTACTACAGCTGCTGTGACCCCAGGGGCAGGCTGCACCGCTTTATAGCCCTAATTTTCATGTGCTTCCTCGGTTTTG GTTCCTATTTCTGTTACGACAACCCTGCAGCTTTAGAAGGCCACATCGAAAAAACCTTAAATATAACCACAACTCAATATTCCCTACTTTACTCGATGTACTCTTGGCCAAACGTTGTGCTATGTTTCGTTGGAGGCTTTCTAATTGACCGAGTTTTCGGAATTCGTCTCGGCACCAATATTTATTCGGGCCTCACGTTGTTGGggcaaattattttcgccAGCGGGGCGCTGTTTGACGTTTTTTGGATAATGATCATGGGCAGATTTATTTTTGG CATAGGGGCTGAGTCGCTAGCAGTCGCACAAAATAATTACGCCGTGTTGTGGTTCAAAGGCAAAGAACTTAACATGGTTTTTGGGCTGCAGTTGAGTTTTGCGCGGATTGGTAGCACTGTGAATTTTCTCGTGATGGAATCGATTTACCAGTGGGTTAATAAGGAGTACAAAGGGACGGAATTGCTAggaattgttttatttgtggCCACTTCGACCTGTCTGTTCTCCATGCTTTGTGCCCTAGTTTTGGGTTTTATGGACAAGCGGGCGGAAAATCTGTTAAGACGACACGAAACCACAAACCCTGAAGTTGTTCGATTTACCGACGTTATTGAGTTTAAATTCACCTTTTGGCTTATTGCCGTGATCTGTGTTTCTTATTACGTCGCTATATTTCCCTTTATCGCCCTTGGAGA AGacctatttattaaaaaattccacatGTCGAAACAAGAGGCGAACACGATTAATAGTCTCATTTACTTGATATCAGGAGTGGCTTCGCCCCTCGTGGGCCTTTTTATCGACAAAGttggcaaaaatattttatggaTCGTTGTGGCAATTTCAGTGACGATAGGGTCACACACCTTGTGGGCCTTTACCGACGTCAACGCCTACGTTGGAATG GTTATCTTGGGGCTTGCATACGCATGCTTGGCCAGTAGTTTATGGCCTTTGGTCTCTTTGATAATTCCCGAGTATCAGTTAGGAACAGCTTACGGAGT TTGTCAAGCTATTCAAAATCTTGGCCTGGCCGTGTTTACAATAGTGGCTGGGCACATCAAAGACACCTACGGCTACATCTGGCTTGAAGTGTTCTTCATTTGCACACTAATAG tcgCCTTAGTGTTCACTCTTGTTTTATGGTTGGTTGACATGTACCAAAGAGGTGTCCTGAACATGACTCCCGGAAATCGGGTAGCGCATCAAGAGAGGCTATC aagcGCCGCAGACGCGGAGAAACAAAGACTCTTATCGTCTGAAGCGAGTTCAAGTAACGACAATGATAATTTACAACCGAGTTCAGATTTTGAAATTAGGAACCGATATTTGTCGAGGATCGGGGCACCA ttaCCTGATCACTATtcaattcaaaacaaaggactCTCTTACAGAGCGTTGAGATAA
- the LOC661210 gene encoding protein D2, translating to MDTDGLVPSILPEIPSSQITIIYPKKTVDLGQEFAPQDVREQPQVHWEADPEKYYTLVMTDPDAPSRRCPFVAEVIHWLVGNIKGCDMSTGEVIAEYRGAGPPRGTGLHRYLFMVFEHEQAVTFDEVRMPKEGSRRHRLRFSTENFRKKYNFERIFAWNFFKAQWQQDPNARTCVCM from the coding sequence atggaCACTGACGGCCTGGTCCCATCCATTCTCCCCGAAATTCCCTCATCTCAAATAACCATCATCTACCCGAAGAAGACCGTAGACCTCGGCCAAGAATTCGCTCCTCAAGACGTGCGGGAGCAGCCCCAAGTGCACTGGGAGGCCGACCCTGAGAAGTACTATACTTTGGTAATGACCGACCCCGATGCCCCCAGTCGAAGATGTCCTTTTGTGGCAGAAGTCATCCACTGGTTGGTTGGCAATATAAAAGGATGCGATATGAGCACGGGTGAGGTCATTGCCGAGTACCGAGGAGCAGGACCTCCCCGAGGTACCGGCCTGCATCGCTACCTCTTCATGGTCTTCGAACACGAACAAGCTGTGACTTTCGACGAGGTCAGGATGCCCAAAGAGGGCTCCAGACGACACAGATTGAGGTTTTCGAcggaaaattttcgaaaaaagtaCAATTTTGAGAGGATTTTTGcttggaattttttcaaggcTCAGTGGCAGCAAGATCCAAATGCGCGGACATGTGTTtgtatgtga
- the LOC661152 gene encoding protein D3 gives MVPKYPLLTTIFAFVALVSSHDHHAQIKKHMESDGIVPQILADAPPAHLFVTYPNGKKVHLGEELTPSEVKDEPQVKWDAASTKYYTLVMFDPDAPSRSDPSFADVKHWLVGNIQGGDVSTGDVIAEYFGSGPPKDTGLHRYIFLVYEQKERLTFDEPRSLKLSRAHRLKWSLKEFVKKYNLGAAVAGDYFKAKWEPYVDERNKNVTNN, from the exons ATGGTGCCAAAATATCCACTTTTAACTACAATATTTGCTTTTGTCGCGCTAGTATCATCTCATGACCATCACGCTCAGATTAAAAAG CACATGGAGTCCGACGGCATAGTCCCCCAAATCCTTGCTGACGCTCCGCCAGCCCACCTCTTCGTCACCTACCCCAACGGTAAGAAGGTCCACCTGGGCGAAGAGCTCACCCCTTCGGAGGTGAAAGACGAACCCCAAGTGAAATGGGACGCCGCCTCCACCAAATACTACACCCTGGTCATGTTCGATCCTGATGCACCCTCGAGGAGCGACCCCTCGTTCGCCGATGTCAAACACTGGCTCGTGGGGAACATCCAAGGGGGCGATGTTAGCACTGGTGATGTTATTGCCGAGTATTTCGGGTCAGGGCCGCCAAAGGACACGGGCTTGCACAGATATATCTTCCTGGTGTATGAGCAAAAGGAGAGACTGACTTTTGACGAGCCGAGGAGTTTGAAGCTGTCGAGGGCTCACAGGTTGAAGTGGTCGCTGAAGGAGTTTGTGAAGAAGTACAACTTGGGGGCGGCTGTCGCCGGGGATTATTTCAAGGCCAAGTGGGAGCCTTATGTCGACGAGAGGAATAAAAATGTTACgaataattag